From the Rhodoferax sp. WC2427 genome, one window contains:
- the xrtA gene encoding exosortase A has translation MSVYLSDSDRKIWRYAIFAFLVLISWVILLFWNTFSGMVSIWARSETFTHGFLVLPIVIWLIWRKRKLIVARLPDPNYFYILPIVAISLIWLLGDLVSINSVTQLAATSFVVLLVLAVFGWSVTSVIVFPLAFLFFSVPLGEFLLPLLMEWTAKFTVIAIRLSGVPVYQEGLQFVISSGSWSVVEACSGVRYLISSVMIGTLYSYLNYRSLNRRLIFICVSILVPVLANWMRAYFIVMLGHFSENRLAVGFDHLIYGWVFFGVVIMLMFLIGGRWAENTDIEENSPVDRVVNRVYKPSDFWLLSILIAIAMAIPFGWGKFILSKSNFNLPHLTAPENFSSTWDRVDNKFLNLKPNFHGYSVDVSDVYKKGSLQSGIYIAYYRNQDYDSKLVSSENSIFNSKNKDWLKTSGGNYVLHKLADPLAVQASTWRSLLLREESVDVKLQVWQFYWVNGLFTGSDYVAKIYGAVQRLFGGGDDSAVIVLYARDDGDGSAKRAMEEFLEDNYSEIKILLEKSRSE, from the coding sequence ATGAGTGTTTACTTGTCAGATTCTGATAGAAAAATTTGGCGATATGCAATATTTGCCTTCCTAGTACTTATTTCATGGGTAATTTTATTATTTTGGAATACGTTTTCTGGAATGGTTTCTATTTGGGCTAGATCTGAAACCTTCACCCATGGTTTTTTAGTTTTGCCGATTGTTATTTGGCTGATTTGGCGTAAACGAAAATTGATTGTTGCCCGGCTGCCAGACCCTAATTATTTTTATATTTTACCCATTGTTGCCATATCGCTGATATGGCTTTTAGGTGATTTGGTTTCTATTAATTCAGTTACCCAATTGGCTGCTACAAGTTTTGTTGTTTTATTAGTTTTAGCGGTTTTTGGTTGGTCTGTTACGTCGGTTATTGTTTTTCCACTTGCTTTTCTGTTTTTTTCGGTTCCATTGGGCGAGTTTCTTTTGCCTTTACTTATGGAGTGGACCGCAAAGTTCACTGTCATTGCAATTCGACTGAGTGGCGTTCCGGTTTACCAAGAGGGATTGCAGTTTGTAATATCTTCCGGTAGTTGGTCTGTGGTCGAGGCCTGTAGTGGTGTTCGATATTTGATTTCCTCTGTGATGATCGGCACGCTTTACTCATATCTTAATTACCGATCTTTAAATAGACGTCTGATATTTATTTGTGTCTCCATACTGGTTCCTGTTTTGGCGAATTGGATGAGAGCCTATTTCATTGTGATGTTGGGCCATTTTTCCGAAAATCGGCTTGCTGTGGGGTTCGATCATTTAATCTATGGATGGGTTTTTTTCGGCGTTGTTATCATGCTTATGTTTTTGATAGGCGGGCGCTGGGCTGAGAATACAGATATTGAAGAAAATAGTCCCGTAGACCGTGTGGTAAATAGAGTTTATAAGCCTTCGGATTTTTGGTTGCTCTCAATATTAATTGCCATAGCGATGGCTATTCCTTTTGGATGGGGGAAATTTATTTTAAGTAAAAGCAATTTTAACCTTCCTCATTTGACTGCGCCAGAAAATTTTTCTTCTACTTGGGATAGAGTTGATAATAAATTTTTAAATTTGAAACCTAATTTTCATGGTTATTCTGTTGACGTTAGCGATGTGTATAAAAAAGGTTCTTTGCAGTCTGGTATTTATATCGCTTATTATAGAAATCAAGATTATGACAGTAAGTTGGTAAGTTCTGAAAATTCTATTTTCAATTCTAAAAATAAGGATTGGTTAAAGACGAGTGGTGGAAATTATGTATTACATAAGCTAGCTGATCCTTTAGCGGTCCAGGCAAGCACTTGGCGAAGTCTGCTTCTTCGCGAGGAATCCGTTGACGTAAAGTTGCAGGTTTGGCAGTTTTACTGGGTAAATGGTTTGTTTACTGGTAGTGATTATGTAGCCAAAATTTACGGTGCTGTTCAGCGATTGTTTGGTGGAGGGGATGATTCAGCTGTTATCGTTTTGTATGCTAGAGATGATGGTGATGGTTCGGCAAAAAGAGCAATGGAAGAGTTTTTAGAAGATAATTATTCTGAAATAAAAATTTTGCTTGAAAAATCTCGCAGTGAGTAG
- a CDS encoding TIGR03087 family PEP-CTERM/XrtA system glycosyltransferase produces MHRLPYPPNKGDKVRSFNLLKHLAISYNIFLGTFVDDPEDHKYIPVVQGLCKSFYYENINPINSKLQSLVGLMDESPLTLNYYRSRNFKKWVNAVISNNKIDAIVVFSSAMAQFVEIDWYSRTLVDFVDVDSQKWSEYADKKNFPISWLYRRESKLLLKYERFLASKVKHSFFVTEKERNIFSNFAPDSVLKTSSLNNGVDSDFFTQNDSFSSPFIEDENECTQIVFTGAMDYWPNVDAVTWFFENVFKLLIQKKSNFRFYIVGRNPTQAVLNLNSKFVVVTGTVADVRPYLQFAKIVVAPLRIARGVQNKILEAMSMQKPVIASVECVRAIDSTDGVDILSAETPMDFINKIDFLIADDQRAEMIGRAARINVEDKYSWHSHLKKIDQYLEFDKIEDVL; encoded by the coding sequence GTGCACAGACTTCCTTATCCTCCAAACAAAGGAGATAAGGTTAGGTCTTTTAATTTATTAAAACATCTTGCAATTTCCTATAATATCTTCTTGGGTACATTTGTCGATGATCCTGAAGATCATAAATATATACCCGTTGTGCAAGGTTTATGTAAATCTTTTTATTACGAAAATATAAATCCTATAAACTCTAAACTTCAGAGTTTGGTTGGGCTTATGGATGAGAGTCCGCTGACGTTAAATTACTATCGAAGTCGTAATTTTAAAAAATGGGTGAATGCCGTTATAAGTAATAACAAAATTGATGCCATTGTCGTTTTTTCGTCTGCAATGGCGCAATTTGTTGAAATTGATTGGTATTCTCGTACGCTTGTTGACTTTGTTGATGTTGATTCACAGAAATGGAGTGAATACGCTGATAAAAAAAATTTTCCCATTTCTTGGTTGTATAGAAGGGAGAGTAAACTTCTTCTAAAATACGAGCGTTTTTTGGCTTCGAAAGTAAAACACTCTTTTTTTGTGACAGAAAAAGAGCGGAATATATTCTCCAATTTTGCGCCAGACAGTGTACTCAAAACGAGCTCTCTAAATAATGGCGTCGATTCCGATTTTTTCACACAAAATGACTCTTTCTCCTCTCCGTTTATTGAGGATGAGAACGAATGCACTCAGATAGTGTTTACTGGCGCAATGGATTACTGGCCTAACGTAGATGCAGTAACTTGGTTTTTTGAAAATGTATTTAAATTATTGATTCAAAAAAAATCAAATTTTCGATTTTATATTGTTGGACGTAATCCAACTCAAGCAGTTTTAAATCTTAATTCTAAATTCGTTGTAGTAACCGGTACCGTCGCTGATGTTCGGCCTTACTTGCAATTTGCGAAAATTGTGGTCGCTCCGTTAAGAATTGCACGTGGAGTTCAAAATAAAATACTTGAGGCTATGTCCATGCAAAAACCGGTTATTGCATCGGTAGAATGTGTTCGCGCCATCGATTCAACGGATGGTGTGGATATTTTGTCTGCAGAAACTCCGATGGATTTTATTAACAAAATTGATTTTTTGATTGCTGATGACCAGCGTGCAGAAATGATTGGACGCGCTGCGAGGATTAATGTGGAAGATAAGTATAGCTGGCATTCTCATTTAAAGAAGATTGATCAATATTTAGAATTTGATAAGATTGAAGACGTTTTATGA